Proteins encoded within one genomic window of Salipaludibacillus agaradhaerens:
- a CDS encoding phage tail family protein, giving the protein MFKLIYTNSANQSIELYEAPYRLINVEGLGGTEVDVQTQKSPYQDGSTYVDSVLENKSIEIQIKITGNDESDLTINRRKISSIFSPNLGMGVLRFINDEGEKEIDVVVEAVPFFPDGSTNRQRTFQKALIHLQAPDPYWRDPLEVSRTLVAFAGTFSFPLRFPLRFGTRGDSEVLTNTGDVTTPVKINIQGPVEVPQVINETTGEYIRANVNLLGGDILHIDTNKNHKRVEIYRGNSVINAFGYLDRTSDLWSLVPGDNVIKYSANRGRRDGAVAIAWHNRYLGV; this is encoded by the coding sequence TTGTTTAAACTAATCTATACTAATTCAGCTAATCAGTCTATTGAGCTCTACGAGGCTCCATATCGTTTAATTAACGTAGAGGGGTTAGGTGGCACAGAGGTTGATGTCCAAACACAAAAATCACCTTATCAGGACGGGTCTACCTACGTAGACTCAGTTTTAGAAAATAAATCAATTGAAATTCAGATAAAGATAACAGGAAACGATGAATCAGACCTTACTATTAATCGCCGTAAGATATCATCTATATTTAGTCCAAATCTAGGCATGGGAGTGCTTAGATTTATTAATGACGAGGGAGAAAAAGAAATAGATGTTGTTGTCGAGGCAGTCCCCTTTTTCCCCGATGGCTCGACAAACAGACAAAGAACATTTCAAAAGGCGCTGATTCATTTGCAGGCGCCTGACCCATATTGGCGTGACCCACTCGAAGTATCACGGACGCTTGTAGCGTTTGCTGGTACTTTTTCTTTTCCGTTACGTTTTCCGTTGCGCTTTGGCACCCGTGGGGATAGTGAGGTCTTAACAAATACAGGAGACGTCACTACACCAGTAAAAATTAATATACAAGGCCCTGTAGAGGTCCCGCAAGTCATCAACGAGACAACAGGAGAGTATATACGGGCTAATGTTAATTTACTCGGCGGCGACATTTTGCACATTGACACCAATAAAAACCACAAACGTGTGGAGATATATCGAGGTAACAGTGTCATCAATGCATTTGGTTATTTGGACAGAACATCCGATTTATGGAGCTTAGTCCCTGGCGACAACGTGATTAAGTATAGCGCTAATAGAGGGCGCCGTGATGGTGCTGTTGCTATTGCTTGGCATAACAGATATTTAGGAGTTTAA
- a CDS encoding tape measure protein, whose amino-acid sequence MDGKISIKIEVDGREVNVAAKELERLEESGLRTGKGIKAAEGSMDSLSDSSAKTASSVRGAEGAIDALGDSGANTSRDLKGAEGAIDGLGDSSSKAGSSVKGAGDAIDGLGDSGADASKSLKGAEGSIDGLADSSADASSSVKGVSDSLDGVSDDSQQASGDIKKFATAIGLVAISAAAFGVLKSSMDDAISRFDTLNQFPKVLQALGVSAEESEQAMSKLSDGIDGLPTKLDEIASNAQRMYTSFGNMDEATDTALALNNALLGSGASAAQAQRGTEQYIKALQTGQFDMNTWNTLSETMDVGLVKIAEGFGYAGKSAKDDLYKALQDGTVTLDDFNDKLIEVGTGTGIMAELAKENSLGIATSLGNLQNAAARGIANIIDSLNKLAEAVTGKDIAQNIDSLKDIVMESFNLMSSAIEATTPVVKLFASAISAAIPVVQALSPAIIGLVTAYAAYTVITKASAAIQASNAVLKVAMGSTQALTLATKAQMTAQFASTTATKAQTVAMAAQSGTIKLSTLAMGVMTGQIGLLTAAKVIGTAAATAFGVAIRFMLGPIGWVTAGIGLLVTAVIGVVKWFNRTSKEAERLNDEVEELGGSTQALNDSVDSSSEAYKANQTEINASAKANDELAKKIEELADKENKSASEKAMLNSYIEELNGSVEGLNLAYSEEADALSMSSEELQARIDLMKEQETAQEAQSRLTEILKEQAEVEEKLAETNALREEWNEKLEEGSVKGREHKKAIEELDEQEELLKETNAELALQYEQTEEQMTTSIEAITEATENGVSNQIIAFEDLSESQQATVESMKSTWEDYKDAATDMFDTLSDEAELTVEEMTANLEENQRIIGEWAEGIATLAERGVDEGLLETLRDAGPESAGHVNALVNASDEELEGLSEAFSKGGETATDALSKSLGIEESGVMEAVGHLVTDTEDTLSQQIESADFKSIGNAVPDGLADGIDQGSKNAENSSKQMADDTTDAAKKALGVNSPSRVFMDIGTNVTEGLVLGINNGTSKVIQAVQKMFDFVLKSSDQSFQKISKNHDKAVKDIENSLNKLPVITHKAMSNMMTRLSTGTRMQLQLMQSFARNLTRPFNRLPSDFNNIGRNAMSGLNAGLNAGRGQVMSTARNIANSVANTMQKALKINSPSRLMRDDVGKWIPEGIAVGIRDNAKSVYKELDNLSNGMIMTSTPEAALGTSRMRYASGGNQIVNALKNFQSPASGGSNRTYSPNINNYFTPAESTPSESAKKQKQQQQRLAMEWGFR is encoded by the coding sequence TTGGACGGAAAAATCTCGATAAAAATCGAAGTGGATGGAAGAGAGGTCAACGTAGCGGCTAAAGAATTAGAGAGGTTAGAAGAATCCGGCCTTAGAACAGGAAAAGGGATTAAAGCAGCTGAGGGGAGTATGGACAGCCTCAGTGATAGCAGCGCCAAAACAGCGTCTAGCGTTAGAGGGGCAGAAGGGGCGATTGATGCTCTTGGTGATAGTGGAGCAAATACCAGTCGAGACCTAAAAGGTGCTGAGGGTGCTATCGACGGACTTGGAGACAGTAGCTCAAAAGCTGGGTCGAGTGTCAAAGGTGCTGGTGATGCTATCGATGGTTTAGGAGACAGCGGCGCCGATGCTAGTAAAAGTTTAAAGGGAGCCGAGGGGTCTATTGATGGATTAGCTGATAGTAGCGCTGATGCATCATCTAGCGTCAAAGGGGTATCAGATAGTTTAGATGGCGTATCCGATGACTCTCAGCAAGCATCTGGTGATATTAAAAAGTTTGCAACTGCTATTGGTCTTGTTGCCATTTCAGCTGCTGCGTTTGGTGTGCTTAAATCCTCCATGGATGACGCTATTAGCCGTTTTGATACACTTAACCAGTTCCCTAAAGTGCTACAGGCTTTAGGAGTGTCGGCAGAAGAATCCGAGCAGGCCATGAGTAAACTATCAGACGGTATTGATGGCTTGCCTACAAAACTTGACGAGATAGCTTCCAACGCTCAGCGCATGTATACCTCATTTGGCAACATGGATGAGGCTACTGACACCGCATTAGCTCTAAATAATGCGTTACTTGGGTCGGGTGCTAGTGCTGCTCAAGCTCAACGAGGGACAGAGCAATATATTAAGGCGCTACAAACAGGGCAGTTTGACATGAATACGTGGAATACCCTCTCCGAGACGATGGATGTGGGTCTTGTTAAGATTGCCGAGGGTTTTGGTTATGCGGGTAAAAGCGCCAAAGACGACTTATATAAAGCGCTACAAGATGGAACTGTAACGCTCGATGACTTTAACGATAAATTGATTGAGGTTGGTACAGGAACCGGTATCATGGCGGAGTTGGCCAAAGAAAACAGCTTAGGGATTGCAACATCATTAGGTAACTTGCAAAATGCAGCGGCTAGGGGAATTGCAAACATTATTGATTCGTTAAATAAACTTGCAGAAGCAGTAACGGGAAAGGACATTGCTCAAAATATTGATAGTTTGAAAGATATTGTTATGGAATCGTTTAATTTAATGTCCTCTGCTATTGAAGCGACTACTCCTGTCGTTAAGCTTTTTGCATCAGCCATTAGTGCGGCTATACCTGTTGTACAAGCCCTATCGCCAGCTATTATAGGGTTGGTAACTGCTTATGCAGCCTATACAGTGATAACAAAAGCTAGTGCTGCAATACAAGCATCAAATGCGGTTCTAAAGGTGGCGATGGGATCAACTCAAGCTTTAACTTTAGCTACAAAAGCTCAAATGACAGCACAGTTTGCATCAACAACAGCAACGAAGGCTCAAACAGTGGCAATGGCAGCACAATCCGGGACAATCAAATTAAGCACGTTAGCAATGGGTGTCATGACAGGGCAGATTGGTCTATTAACAGCTGCTAAGGTTATAGGCACAGCGGCTGCTACTGCATTTGGTGTTGCTATTAGATTTATGCTAGGTCCTATAGGTTGGGTGACTGCTGGGATTGGCTTGCTTGTTACGGCAGTAATTGGAGTAGTTAAATGGTTTAATAGGACAAGCAAAGAGGCAGAAAGATTAAATGACGAAGTTGAAGAATTGGGCGGATCAACTCAAGCTTTAAATGATAGTGTTGATAGCTCATCCGAAGCTTATAAAGCTAATCAAACAGAGATTAATGCGAGCGCTAAAGCAAATGACGAATTAGCGAAAAAAATTGAAGAATTAGCTGATAAAGAAAATAAATCAGCATCTGAGAAAGCGATGCTTAACTCATATATCGAAGAGTTGAATGGATCCGTAGAAGGTCTAAATCTCGCATACAGCGAAGAGGCGGACGCTTTAAGTATGTCCTCCGAAGAATTGCAGGCAAGAATAGATTTAATGAAAGAGCAAGAGACAGCACAAGAAGCTCAAAGTAGATTAACAGAGATTTTAAAAGAGCAAGCGGAAGTCGAGGAAAAACTTGCTGAAACGAACGCTCTCCGTGAGGAGTGGAACGAAAAACTAGAAGAGGGAAGCGTCAAAGGTAGAGAACATAAAAAAGCTATTGAGGAATTAGACGAACAGGAAGAGTTACTAAAAGAAACGAATGCCGAACTCGCCTTACAATATGAACAAACTGAAGAACAGATGACAACGTCTATTGAAGCGATCACAGAAGCCACAGAAAACGGTGTTAGTAATCAGATAATCGCATTTGAGGACTTGTCGGAATCACAACAAGCAACTGTGGAATCCATGAAATCCACCTGGGAAGATTACAAAGATGCTGCTACAGATATGTTTGATACGCTCAGCGACGAAGCAGAACTCACTGTCGAAGAAATGACAGCTAACTTGGAAGAGAATCAACGTATTATCGGTGAGTGGGCCGAAGGAATCGCAACACTTGCAGAACGTGGTGTTGATGAAGGGTTATTAGAAACTTTAAGAGATGCAGGACCTGAATCAGCTGGGCATGTCAATGCGTTAGTCAATGCGTCAGACGAAGAACTAGAGGGATTAAGTGAAGCTTTTTCAAAAGGCGGGGAAACGGCCACAGATGCATTGAGTAAATCGCTAGGAATCGAAGAATCTGGCGTGATGGAAGCTGTAGGACATTTAGTGACGGATACAGAGGATACACTTAGCCAACAAATAGAATCTGCCGATTTTAAATCTATCGGTAATGCCGTCCCAGATGGTTTGGCTGATGGTATTGATCAAGGATCAAAAAATGCTGAGAACTCATCTAAACAGATGGCTGACGATACGACAGATGCAGCTAAAAAAGCATTGGGTGTCAACAGCCCCTCAAGAGTATTTATGGACATTGGAACAAACGTCACAGAAGGTCTAGTCCTTGGGATCAACAACGGTACATCAAAGGTTATCCAAGCTGTCCAAAAGATGTTTGATTTTGTTTTAAAAAGCTCGGATCAAAGTTTTCAAAAGATCTCTAAAAATCATGACAAAGCTGTTAAAGATATTGAAAACTCTCTTAACAAGTTGCCGGTTATCACTCACAAAGCTATGAGTAATATGATGACTAGGCTATCAACTGGCACACGGATGCAATTACAACTAATGCAGTCATTTGCCCGCAATTTAACTAGACCTTTTAATAGATTGCCAAGCGATTTTAATAACATTGGCCGCAACGCTATGTCTGGCTTAAACGCTGGTCTTAATGCTGGTAGAGGTCAAGTGATGTCTACAGCTCGTAATATCGCAAACAGCGTAGCTAACACCATGCAAAAGGCGTTAAAAATAAACTCACCATCACGATTAATGCGTGATGACGTTGGTAAATGGATACCCGAGGGGATTGCTGTAGGGATTAGAGATAATGCCAAGTCAGTGTATAAAGAGCTAGATAACCTATCAAACGGAATGATCATGACATCGACTCCCGAGGCGGCTTTGGGTACATCAAGGATGAGGTATGCGAGCGGTGGTAACCAAATTGTTAACGCCCTTAAAAACTTTCAATCACCTGCAAGTGGCGGCAGTAATCGCACATACTCGCCAAATATAAATAATTATTTTACACCGGCAGAATCGACACCTAGTGAGTCGGCTAAAAAACAAAAACAGCAGCAACAACGTCTGGCAATGGAATGGGGGTTTAGATGA
- a CDS encoding Gp15 family bacteriophage protein: MRLNDPLVTSFLYGDKEYSIDLAFDNVLDVFDVLNDSTLRDHEKADTCLALLLGNDNYEKDKLVEIWNLIYEEFIKNEEKQPIEYDLKGNPMPVKEDEEKEQLIDLDKDAQYIYASFRQAYDINLLNEQGRLHWQEFQALLHGLPDDTILKRIIQIRGWKPSKGDSADYKEAMRKLQKVYALNDTGEEVE, from the coding sequence ATGCGGTTGAATGACCCTTTAGTCACCTCTTTTTTGTACGGAGACAAAGAATACTCTATCGATCTCGCTTTTGACAATGTCTTAGATGTCTTTGACGTGCTTAACGATAGCACTTTAAGAGATCACGAAAAAGCAGATACGTGCCTTGCTTTGTTGCTAGGAAACGATAATTACGAAAAAGATAAACTAGTCGAAATCTGGAATCTGATATACGAAGAATTTATAAAAAACGAGGAAAAACAGCCGATCGAGTACGACTTAAAAGGCAATCCAATGCCTGTTAAAGAGGATGAAGAAAAAGAGCAACTGATTGATTTAGACAAGGACGCTCAATACATTTACGCCTCTTTTAGACAAGCCTATGATATTAACCTTTTAAACGAACAAGGTCGGTTACATTGGCAAGAGTTTCAGGCGTTATTACATGGCTTGCCAGACGACACAATCTTAAAACGGATTATCCAAATACGGGGATGGAAGCCGAGCAAAGGTGACTCAGCAGACTATAAAGAGGCCATGAGAAAACTGCAAAAAGTGTATGCCCTCAACGACACAGGCGAGGAGGTGGAATAG
- a CDS encoding phage tail tube protein translates to MARNKNALRGHFVQAYEPGQSEPGTEWLELAKWITTIGDDTQEETEDIAYYDGDGTPENEITSVAGAYTPEGTYDPEDPAQALIAGLKYKTGEGRKIWHRVVSADGKLEWVGRATVSSIVAGAGDASEYEAFSCNIRFDTLPKETILTETPEG, encoded by the coding sequence ATGGCTAGAAATAAAAATGCATTACGCGGACATTTTGTCCAAGCTTATGAACCGGGTCAAAGCGAACCAGGAACAGAATGGTTAGAGTTGGCCAAGTGGATTACAACAATCGGCGATGACACGCAGGAGGAAACGGAAGATATTGCCTACTATGACGGGGATGGAACGCCAGAAAATGAAATTACATCCGTTGCAGGAGCATACACACCAGAAGGAACATATGACCCAGAAGACCCAGCACAGGCGTTAATTGCAGGGTTAAAATACAAAACAGGTGAAGGACGTAAAATCTGGCACAGAGTCGTGTCAGCAGACGGAAAACTAGAATGGGTAGGCAGAGCGACAGTATCATCTATTGTTGCCGGTGCTGGTGACGCAAGTGAATACGAGGCATTTAGTTGCAATATTCGCTTTGATACCCTACCTAAAGAAACCATTTTAACCGAAACACCAGAAGGCTAA
- a CDS encoding phage tail terminator protein — protein sequence MDFMERLVERINDIPELPIQCRMGYLGTGESFVVYPLPGSQVVMEYMDGTKDQELNYELAMRSKSQSSIHNTLWLVQNELESLKVLESQDGSFQFEELIITNKPFINQLDDQGWFVFLLDVQAKITVFKESE from the coding sequence ATGGACTTTATGGAGAGGTTGGTAGAAAGAATAAATGACATACCAGAGCTCCCAATACAATGCCGAATGGGCTATCTGGGTACAGGTGAATCCTTTGTTGTTTATCCTTTACCGGGGTCTCAAGTTGTTATGGAATACATGGATGGCACTAAAGACCAAGAGCTAAATTATGAGTTAGCTATGCGCTCGAAGTCACAGAGTAGCATCCACAATACCTTATGGCTCGTCCAAAACGAGTTAGAGAGTTTAAAAGTGTTAGAGAGTCAGGATGGAAGTTTTCAATTTGAAGAACTAATCATAACCAACAAACCATTCATCAATCAGTTAGATGATCAAGGATGGTTTGTTTTTTTATTGGATGTACAAGCAAAAATAACAGTTTTTAAGGAGAGTGAATAG
- a CDS encoding minor capsid protein, translating into MVQVNVNLSKVKAKLSTGNVKRGRIALANQALSDMNPFVPMRDNILRQTGHVKGDGSEVIWSTAYAARLFYMPMYNYTTPGTGPRWDLKAKRIFISDWERAFVKGADW; encoded by the coding sequence ATGGTACAGGTTAACGTTAATTTAAGTAAAGTAAAAGCAAAATTAAGCACCGGAAATGTAAAGCGCGGCAGGATTGCGCTGGCTAATCAAGCGTTATCTGATATGAATCCATTTGTGCCAATGCGTGACAATATTTTGCGACAAACCGGCCATGTAAAAGGTGATGGATCTGAAGTAATTTGGAGCACAGCGTATGCAGCTAGGCTTTTTTATATGCCTATGTACAACTACACCACACCTGGCACTGGACCGAGGTGGGATTTAAAAGCAAAAAGGATTTTTATATCAGATTGGGAACGAGCATTTGTGAAGGGAGCTGACTGGTAA
- a CDS encoding putative minor capsid protein, which translates to MVMPKPPLNFLIDSFVYKEYLGDNNWSEPEYAEPVTINKCRIDRGAEYTSTTSGKQLLYNAVVFCYGDMTTPLPEFKAQSILHFDGQDHTVTKVIPIYEAYDKTIYSYELEVV; encoded by the coding sequence ATGGTGATGCCAAAACCTCCTCTCAACTTTTTAATAGACTCTTTTGTGTATAAAGAGTACCTGGGGGATAACAACTGGTCTGAGCCAGAATATGCAGAGCCTGTCACCATTAATAAGTGTCGGATTGACCGAGGGGCGGAGTACACGTCCACAACGTCTGGTAAACAACTCTTATACAATGCGGTTGTTTTTTGCTATGGAGATATGACAACACCACTGCCAGAGTTTAAAGCACAATCTATTTTGCATTTTGATGGGCAAGACCATACAGTCACTAAGGTCATACCGATTTACGAGGCTTATGACAAAACCATCTACTCGTATGAGCTAGAGGTGGTCTGA
- a CDS encoding head-tail connector protein has product MPYLTFDEFKEMTTKDIDEDAFKGLLPKASALLDNATQHFYKWNEVEKDSTWRVHQFKLALVAQIEYFYVLGATTFEEINNAPQTFSAGRTSVSNASRYNPSGSNESKPLLAEDVFIYLEGTGLLYSGVGVRSW; this is encoded by the coding sequence ATGCCTTATCTCACGTTTGACGAGTTTAAAGAAATGACTACGAAAGACATCGACGAGGACGCTTTTAAAGGCTTACTACCAAAAGCATCAGCGTTATTGGATAATGCAACACAACACTTTTATAAGTGGAACGAGGTCGAGAAGGATAGCACATGGAGAGTCCATCAATTTAAACTTGCTTTAGTCGCACAGATTGAGTATTTTTACGTTCTTGGAGCCACTACATTTGAGGAGATTAACAACGCACCACAGACGTTTTCCGCAGGTCGTACAAGCGTCTCAAACGCTAGCCGTTATAACCCATCAGGATCAAACGAGAGTAAGCCTTTATTAGCTGAGGATGTCTTTATTTACTTGGAGGGCACGGGCTTACTTTACTCAGGTGTAGGGGTGAGGTCATGGTGA
- a CDS encoding major capsid protein codes for MTTRLQDVIQPEIFTPYTIQKTMELSALVQSGVIANDSEFDNLAGGANTLIDMPFWNDLGNEESQIMKDSGDMDVNKITSSDDVARKHGRVNAWGANGLSALLSGDDPLDAIAQLVAAYWARDLQRTLLATLSGVFKSNSMSQKVYDITGRDGTAGTINMETFLDATQLMGDAKEALTGVMMHSAVETKLRKQDLIEDVPQSEQGKPIPYFNGKRVTVDDSMYYDTATGQAEMYIFGQSAIALGNGSHPRIIQTEVDRNARSYSGEEALINRKIFILHPRGVKWNEGGVAEVFPTNAEINTGTRWTRVYEPKAVRIVKFRFNTVPQTAGAEG; via the coding sequence ATGACTACACGTTTACAAGATGTTATTCAACCGGAGATTTTTACTCCATATACGATTCAAAAAACAATGGAACTGTCGGCATTAGTACAAAGTGGGGTTATTGCAAATGACTCTGAATTTGATAACTTAGCTGGTGGAGCAAACACATTAATTGACATGCCTTTCTGGAATGATTTGGGTAATGAAGAGTCTCAAATCATGAAGGATTCTGGGGACATGGACGTTAACAAAATCACTTCAAGCGATGACGTTGCACGAAAGCATGGACGAGTAAATGCGTGGGGCGCTAACGGGCTTTCTGCATTGCTATCTGGTGATGACCCATTGGATGCGATTGCTCAATTAGTTGCTGCTTATTGGGCACGTGACTTGCAGCGAACTCTTTTAGCAACCCTATCTGGGGTGTTTAAAAGCAACAGCATGTCTCAAAAGGTTTATGACATCACAGGCCGTGACGGAACAGCTGGAACCATCAATATGGAAACGTTCCTAGATGCGACTCAATTAATGGGTGATGCAAAAGAGGCTCTTACAGGAGTTATGATGCACTCAGCCGTTGAAACGAAGTTACGGAAGCAAGACTTAATTGAAGATGTACCACAATCCGAGCAAGGTAAACCAATCCCTTACTTCAATGGGAAACGTGTCACTGTTGACGATTCTATGTACTACGATACAGCAACAGGACAGGCTGAAATGTATATTTTCGGTCAAAGTGCTATTGCTCTTGGAAATGGGTCTCATCCAAGAATTATCCAAACAGAAGTAGACCGGAATGCACGCTCTTACTCAGGGGAAGAAGCCCTGATCAACCGTAAAATTTTCATTCTCCATCCACGCGGAGTTAAGTGGAATGAAGGTGGCGTAGCAGAAGTGTTTCCTACTAATGCGGAGATTAACACTGGCACTCGTTGGACTCGTGTATATGAGCCGAAAGCTGTTAGGATTGTTAAATTCCGTTTTAACACGGTTCCGCAAACTGCAGGAGCTGAAGGTTAA